The region TGGACCACGACGGCATTATCCGCATGGACTGCTCGTCGGAATCTGCGATGGCCGGCCTGCTGGCGTTGCGCGACAAGTTCGATTTGGCGTTCGCCAATGACCCGGACTACGATCGCCACGGCATCGTCACGCCTAAAGGCCTGATGAACCCGAACCACTATCTGGCCGTTTCCATCAACTACCTGTTCCAGCATCGCCCGCAGTGGGGCGCGGATGTGGCCGTGGGCAAAACGCTGGTTTCCAGCGCGATGATTGACCGCGTGGTGGCCTCCCTGGGCCGCAAACTGGTGGAAGTGCCGGTCGGTTTCAAATGGTTTGTTGACGGTCTGTTCGACGGCAGCTTTGGCTTTGGCGGCGAAGAGAGCGCCGGGGCTTCGTTCCTGCGTTTCAATGGCACCCCGTGGTCGACCGACAAAGACGGCATCATCATGTGCCTGCTGGCGGCGGAAATCACCGCTGTGACGGGCGAAAACCCGCAGAGTCATTACGACGATCTGGCCAAGCGTTTCGGCGCACCGAGCTATAACCGTATTCAGGCACCGGCTACCCATGCGCAGAAAGCCGCATTGGCCAAGCTGTCGCCGGAAATGGTCAAGGCCAGCACGTTAGCGGGTGATCCGATCACCGCTCGTCTGACGGCGGCTCCGGGCAACGGCGCCTCCATCGGCGGCCTGAAAGTGATGACCGACAACGGCTGGTTTGCTGCCCGTCCTTCAGGTACCGAAGAAGCCTACAAAATCTATTGCGAAAGCTTCCTGGGCGCCGAACACCGCGCAAAGATCGAGCGTGAAGCGGTAGATATCGTCAGCGAAGTGCTGGCCTCCGCCAAATAATCTCTTCTATTTCCTGATGAAAAGCGCTGTTTTTACAGCGCTTTTTTTATGCCTGCAATTTAGATATATCTATTTACAAAGACCCGTTGCACATTTCGATATATCGATCTAGATTAGATATATCGAAGTTAGTTAGATATATCTAAATCACTTCGTCAACTGACTATCCATTGAGAGGTAAAACCCTATGTTCCATCGATTAGGTTTACATCGCCGGCACGGTTGCCACCATGACAGTGAAGCAGGGCACGAACATCGTCGCCGC is a window of Serratia plymuthica DNA encoding:
- the pgm gene encoding phosphoglucomutase (alpha-D-glucose-1,6-bisphosphate-dependent), encoding MANNPRAGQPAQQSDLINVAQLTSQYYVLQPEAGNAAHAVKFGTSGHRGSALRHSFNEAHILAIAQAIAEVRRQQGVTGPCYVGKDTHALSEPAFISVLEVLTANGVDVIVQENNGFTPTPAVSHAILCHNRNGGAQADGIVITPSHNPPEDGGIKYNPTNGGPADTNLTSVIEKRANELLAQQLKGVQRQSLDKAWNSGHLHAQDLVQPYVEGLVDVVDMPAIQRAGLKLGVDPLGGSGIAYWQRIAEHYKLDLTLVNDSIDQTFRFMHLDHDGIIRMDCSSESAMAGLLALRDKFDLAFANDPDYDRHGIVTPKGLMNPNHYLAVSINYLFQHRPQWGADVAVGKTLVSSAMIDRVVASLGRKLVEVPVGFKWFVDGLFDGSFGFGGEESAGASFLRFNGTPWSTDKDGIIMCLLAAEITAVTGENPQSHYDDLAKRFGAPSYNRIQAPATHAQKAALAKLSPEMVKASTLAGDPITARLTAAPGNGASIGGLKVMTDNGWFAARPSGTEEAYKIYCESFLGAEHRAKIEREAVDIVSEVLASAK